In Streptomyces sp. NBC_00433, a single genomic region encodes these proteins:
- a CDS encoding roadblock/LC7 domain-containing protein — translation MTVSNRLAWLLDDLTQRVPHVRHALVLSNDGLVTGVSGGLDRPAAEHLAAVSSGFHSLAKGAGRQFGTGGVRQTMVEFDEGYLFVTAAGDGSCLSVLSGMEADVGRVAYEMTLLVHRVGEHLGVAARGPGSPY, via the coding sequence ATGACGGTGAGCAACAGGCTCGCGTGGCTGCTCGACGATCTGACACAGCGCGTTCCGCACGTGCGGCACGCACTCGTCCTGTCCAACGACGGTCTGGTCACCGGCGTCAGCGGCGGCCTCGACCGCCCGGCCGCCGAGCATCTGGCCGCCGTCTCTTCGGGCTTCCACAGCCTCGCCAAGGGTGCGGGCCGGCAGTTCGGGACCGGCGGGGTCCGGCAGACGATGGTCGAGTTCGACGAGGGCTATCTCTTCGTGACCGCGGCGGGCGACGGCAGCTGCCTGTCGGTGCTCAGCGGCATGGAGGCCGATGTCGGCCGGGTCGCCTACGAGATGACGCTGCTGGTGCACCGGGTCGGCGAGCACCTCGGCGTCGCCGCCCGCGGGCCGGGCTCGCCTTACTGA
- a CDS encoding metal-dependent hydrolase encodes MMGPAHSLSGAAAWLGVGAIAAGLGHPMPWPTVLVGALICAGAALAPDLDHQAATISRAFGPLSRALCKIVDRLAHATYKATRKQGDPRRAGGHRTLTHTWLWAVLVGAAFSAAAVLGGRWAVLVILFIHMVLAVEGLLWRQARMSSDVLVWLLGATSAWMLADVLDNPGNGKDWLFTQPGQHYLWIGLPIVLGSLVHCIGDALTVSGCPVLWPIPIGRRRWYPVGPPRFMRFRAGSWVELKVLTPVFFVVGGGCALGALGIIG; translated from the coding sequence ATGATGGGACCTGCGCACTCACTGTCCGGAGCGGCGGCCTGGCTGGGCGTCGGGGCGATAGCGGCGGGTCTCGGCCACCCGATGCCCTGGCCGACAGTGCTGGTGGGCGCGCTGATCTGCGCGGGTGCGGCGCTGGCCCCCGACCTGGACCACCAGGCGGCGACGATCTCCCGGGCCTTCGGCCCGCTGTCCCGGGCGCTGTGCAAGATCGTGGACAGGCTGGCGCACGCCACGTACAAGGCGACCCGCAAGCAGGGCGACCCGCGGCGGGCCGGCGGGCACCGCACCCTGACCCACACCTGGCTGTGGGCGGTGCTGGTGGGCGCCGCCTTCTCGGCGGCGGCGGTCCTCGGCGGCCGCTGGGCGGTGCTGGTCATCCTCTTCATCCACATGGTGCTCGCCGTGGAGGGCCTGCTGTGGCGGCAGGCCAGGATGTCGAGCGACGTGCTGGTCTGGCTGCTCGGGGCGACCAGCGCCTGGATGCTCGCCGACGTGTTGGACAACCCGGGCAACGGCAAGGACTGGCTCTTCACCCAGCCCGGCCAGCACTACCTGTGGATCGGCCTGCCGATCGTGCTGGGCTCCCTGGTGCACTGCATCGGCGACGCGCTGACCGTGTCCGGCTGCCCGGTGCTGTGGCCGATCCCGATCGGCCGCCGCCGCTGGTATCCGGTCGGCCCGCCGCGCTTCATGCGCTTCCGGGCCGGCAGCTGGGTGGAGCTCAAGGTCCTCACCCCGGTCTTCTTCGTCGTCGGCGGTGGCTGCGCCCTGGGCGCCCTGGGCATCATCGGCTGA
- a CDS encoding PadR family transcriptional regulator, whose amino-acid sequence MLELSILGFLHETPLHGYELRKRVAALTGHIKPIAESTLYPAIKRLEKAGWLRRDPQPGAVAAPRHMLSLTDEGRAELMRRLAEPEPLDISNENRWFTVLAFLRHLADPAAQAAVLRRRLAFLEEPSSFFYADDRPVSAEEVDDPFRQGVLVIARATSRAELGWLRTTLAALDAAA is encoded by the coding sequence ATGCTGGAACTCTCGATCCTGGGCTTCCTCCACGAGACGCCGCTGCACGGCTACGAGCTGCGCAAACGCGTGGCCGCGCTGACCGGGCACATCAAGCCGATCGCGGAGAGCACGCTCTATCCGGCGATCAAACGGCTGGAGAAGGCGGGCTGGCTGCGGCGCGACCCGCAGCCCGGCGCCGTCGCCGCGCCGCGGCACATGCTGAGCCTGACCGACGAGGGCAGGGCGGAGCTGATGCGCCGGCTCGCCGAGCCCGAGCCCCTGGACATCAGCAACGAGAACCGCTGGTTCACCGTGCTCGCCTTCCTGCGGCATCTCGCCGACCCCGCCGCGCAGGCCGCGGTGCTGCGTCGCAGGCTGGCCTTCCTGGAGGAGCCGTCGAGCTTCTTCTACGCCGACGACCGACCGGTGAGCGCGGAAGAGGTGGACGACCCCTTCCGGCAGGGTGTACTGGTCATCGCCCGCGCCACCAGCAGGGCCGAACTCGGCTGGCTGCGGACCACGCTGGCAGCGCTCGACGCCGCCGCGTGA
- a CDS encoding YnfA family protein: MITLRSVALFVLAALLEIGGAWLIWQGVREHRGIGWIGAGVVALGLYGFVATLQPAADFGRILAAYGGVFVAGSLIWGVVADGYRPDRFDVGGAVICLVGVGVIMYAPRGG; the protein is encoded by the coding sequence ATGATCACTCTGCGTTCCGTGGCCCTCTTCGTCCTCGCCGCCCTGCTGGAGATCGGCGGCGCGTGGCTGATCTGGCAGGGGGTGCGCGAGCACCGCGGCATCGGGTGGATAGGCGCGGGCGTTGTGGCCCTGGGCCTCTACGGATTCGTCGCGACCCTCCAGCCGGCCGCCGACTTCGGCCGCATCCTGGCCGCGTACGGCGGTGTCTTCGTGGCGGGCTCGCTCATCTGGGGCGTGGTCGCCGACGGTTACCGTCCGGACCGCTTCGACGTCGGCGGAGCGGTGATCTGCCTGGTCGGAGTGGGCGTCATCATGTACGCGCCGCGCGGCGGCTGA
- a CDS encoding DUF6397 family protein has protein sequence MTTTKTGAAGRATSASGIGRAGAAVPRGQGPGGPPTLALDRAREKLDLDHAEFELALLLGEIATVGGGTGWPRVPEQEIARVRAAEGGTGALLARIQLVHTTDGAELLGISRDRLLRLTRAGCVRPVRWYVNRYRALVWLYLASELRDFAAGSPALLSGRLPAAVRESADDGEDQRPRGWRSRRVAQLVRDAPGPWEEAAAWAALLGPEMTESAVPDPYERARLRRIHPALPPGRPGPLADAALIGRLTTADHPDEIALGLVALADALGRARDRDPVPRHQPQPHPHPHAQSPSRSRSGRRPSGAVRAELPAMPEEPPAPVAAAVSPAPWLVEDRPRRSLRRLLRGRRQVTDG, from the coding sequence GTGACGACGACGAAGACAGGTGCGGCCGGCAGGGCGACCTCCGCGAGCGGTATCGGCAGGGCGGGCGCGGCGGTGCCGCGTGGTCAGGGTCCGGGCGGCCCGCCGACCCTCGCCCTGGACCGGGCGCGCGAGAAACTGGACCTGGACCACGCGGAGTTCGAGCTGGCGCTGCTGCTCGGCGAGATCGCCACGGTCGGCGGCGGCACGGGCTGGCCGCGGGTGCCCGAGCAGGAGATCGCCCGGGTGCGGGCGGCCGAGGGCGGCACGGGGGCACTGCTGGCGAGGATCCAGCTGGTCCACACCACGGACGGCGCCGAGCTGCTGGGGATCAGCCGCGACCGGCTGCTCCGGCTGACCAGGGCCGGTTGCGTCCGGCCGGTGCGCTGGTATGTGAACCGCTACCGCGCGCTGGTCTGGCTCTATCTCGCCAGCGAGCTGCGGGACTTCGCGGCGGGCAGCCCCGCGCTGCTGTCCGGCCGGCTGCCCGCGGCGGTGCGCGAGTCGGCTGACGACGGCGAGGACCAGCGGCCGCGCGGCTGGCGGTCACGCCGGGTCGCCCAGCTGGTCAGGGACGCGCCGGGCCCCTGGGAGGAAGCAGCGGCGTGGGCGGCGCTCCTCGGGCCCGAGATGACCGAGTCCGCGGTGCCCGATCCGTACGAGCGGGCGCGGCTGCGCAGGATCCACCCGGCGCTGCCGCCGGGCCGTCCCGGGCCGCTGGCGGACGCGGCGCTGATCGGGCGGCTCACCACCGCCGACCACCCGGACGAGATCGCGCTCGGCCTGGTCGCGCTCGCCGACGCCCTGGGCCGGGCCCGGGACCGCGACCCGGTGCCGCGGCACCAGCCCCAGCCCCACCCCCACCCCCATGCCCAGTCGCCGTCGCGATCCCGGTCCGGGCGGCGGCCGTCCGGCGCGGTCCGCGCCGAGCTGCCCGCCATGCCCGAGGAGCCACCGGCGCCGGTGGCGGCTGCGGTATCGCCGGCGCCCTGGCTGGTCGAGGACCGGCCGCGGCGGAGTCTGCGCAGGCTGCTGCGGGGCCGCAGGCAGGTCACCGACGGGTGA
- a CDS encoding FAD-dependent oxidoreductase, with protein MTERLVVIGGDAAGMSAASQARRRRAADDLEIVAFERGPHASYSACGIPYWIGGAVQGPDALVARTAAEHRARDIDLRLGTEVVAIDLERGRVRSRDADGGERWTGYDHLVVATGAVPVRPRLPGIDAPGVHGVQTLEDGEAVLRGLDRTEVRRAVVMGGGYIGVEMAEAMLRHGLDVTLIDRNEQPMTTLDPDMGRLVRDALEGLGVLVVSGAPARAVLTGDDGRVRAVATDDAEYPADLVVLGLGVRPQTGLAAEAGLPLGAHGGLLTDLSMRVRGTERVWAGGDCVEVLNLVSGALQHIALGTHANKHGKIIGTNIGGGYATFPGVVGTAVSKVCDVEIARTGLKESQARDAGLRYVTAVIESTSRAGYYPDAAPMTVKMLAERRTGRLLGLQVVGGEGAAKRVDVGAVALTAGMTVEQMVGLDLGYAPPFSPVWDPVLVAARKAAHAVAADIAAG; from the coding sequence ACGACCTGGAGATCGTCGCCTTCGAACGCGGGCCCCACGCCTCGTACTCCGCCTGCGGCATCCCGTACTGGATCGGCGGCGCGGTGCAGGGCCCCGACGCGCTGGTGGCCAGGACCGCGGCGGAGCACCGCGCCCGCGACATCGACCTGCGGCTCGGCACCGAGGTCGTCGCGATCGACCTGGAGCGCGGCCGGGTCCGCAGCCGGGACGCCGACGGCGGCGAGCGGTGGACCGGCTACGACCACCTGGTCGTCGCCACCGGCGCGGTGCCCGTACGCCCGCGGCTGCCCGGCATCGACGCGCCCGGCGTCCACGGCGTGCAGACCCTGGAGGACGGCGAGGCGGTGCTGCGCGGCCTGGACCGCACGGAGGTTCGCCGCGCCGTGGTGATGGGCGGCGGCTACATCGGCGTGGAAATGGCCGAGGCGATGCTGCGGCACGGTCTCGACGTGACGCTGATCGACCGCAATGAGCAGCCGATGACGACCCTCGACCCGGACATGGGGCGGCTGGTGCGCGACGCCCTCGAAGGCCTCGGGGTGCTCGTGGTCTCCGGCGCCCCGGCCCGCGCGGTGCTCACCGGCGACGACGGCCGGGTCCGGGCCGTCGCCACCGACGACGCGGAATATCCCGCCGACCTGGTGGTCCTCGGCCTGGGCGTACGCCCGCAGACCGGCCTGGCCGCCGAGGCGGGGCTGCCGCTCGGCGCACACGGCGGCCTGCTCACCGACCTCTCCATGCGCGTGCGCGGCACCGAGCGCGTCTGGGCGGGCGGCGACTGCGTCGAGGTGCTCAACCTGGTCTCCGGCGCGCTCCAGCACATCGCGCTCGGCACCCACGCCAACAAGCACGGCAAGATCATCGGCACCAACATCGGCGGCGGCTACGCCACCTTCCCCGGCGTGGTCGGCACCGCGGTCAGCAAGGTCTGCGACGTCGAGATCGCCCGCACCGGCCTCAAGGAGTCCCAGGCACGCGACGCGGGACTGCGTTATGTGACCGCGGTCATCGAGTCCACCAGCCGCGCGGGCTACTACCCGGACGCCGCCCCGATGACGGTCAAGATGCTCGCGGAGCGCCGCACGGGGCGGCTGCTCGGCCTGCAGGTGGTCGGCGGTGAGGGCGCGGCCAAGCGCGTGGACGTCGGGGCGGTCGCACTGACCGCGGGCATGACCGTCGAGCAGATGGTCGGCCTTGACCTGGGCTATGCGCCGCCGTTCTCCCCGGTGTGGGACCCGGTGCTGGTCGCGGCGCGCAAGGCGGCCCACGCGGTGGCGGCGGACATCGCGGCGGGCTGA
- a CDS encoding class I SAM-dependent methyltransferase yields MASIGSERHRVRRFFAERAEGWETRHPDDTPAYTAAVAALEPPLGGRALDAGCGSARALPLLRAAVGPAGEVVGVDLTPEMLREAVRLGRQTDGALVEADSARLPVRARAFDVVLAAGLVHHLPDPAAGLRELARVTRPGGRLALFHPLGRAALAARRGHRLRADDIRARPQLGPLLSATGWELSLLDDSEERYLALAVRQRH; encoded by the coding sequence ATGGCCAGTATCGGAAGCGAACGACACCGGGTGCGCCGCTTCTTCGCCGAGCGCGCCGAGGGCTGGGAGACCCGCCATCCCGACGACACACCCGCCTATACGGCGGCGGTCGCGGCCCTGGAGCCACCGCTCGGCGGCCGGGCCCTGGACGCGGGCTGCGGCAGCGCGCGGGCTCTGCCGCTGCTGCGGGCGGCGGTCGGCCCGGCGGGCGAGGTCGTGGGCGTCGACCTGACGCCGGAGATGCTGCGCGAGGCCGTCCGGCTCGGGAGGCAGACGGACGGCGCGCTGGTCGAGGCGGACAGCGCGCGGCTGCCGGTGCGAGCTCGGGCCTTCGACGTGGTCCTCGCGGCCGGCCTTGTCCACCACCTGCCCGACCCGGCCGCCGGCCTGCGGGAATTGGCCAGGGTGACGCGGCCGGGCGGCCGGCTGGCGCTCTTCCATCCGCTGGGGCGGGCCGCGCTCGCGGCCCGCCGCGGCCACCGGCTGCGTGCTGACGACATCAGGGCGCGGCCGCAGCTCGGCCCGCTGCTGTCCGCGACGGGCTGGGAGCTGTCGCTGCTCGACGACTCCGAGGAGCGCTATCTCGCGCTCGCGGTCAGGCAGCGGCACTGA
- a CDS encoding DUF3516 domain-containing protein: MTLIDQLPSDADPDALFEAFSTWAEGEGISLYPAQEEALIEVVSGANVILSTPTGSGKSLVAAGAHFAALARDEVTFYTAPIKALVSEKFFDLCKLFGTENVGMLTGDASVNPDAPVICCTAEVLASIALRDGRAADVGQVVMDEFHFYAEPDRGWAWQIPLLELPQAQFLLMSATLGDMSRFEEDMTRRTGRPTTVVRSATRPVPLSYEYRGTPLTETLTELLETRQSPVYIVHFTQAAAVERAQALMSINMCTRAEKDAIADLIGNFRFTTTFGRNLSRYVRHGIGVHHAGMLPKYRRLVEKLAQAGLLKVICGTDTLGVGVNVPIRTVLFTALTKYDGQRVRVLRAREFHQIAGRAGRAGFDTAGFVEAQAPEYVIENEKALAKAGDDPKKRRKVVRKKAPEGFVGWSQATFEKLIGSDPEPLTSRFRVTHAMLLSVIARPGNAFDAMRSLLEDNHEERRAQLRHIRRAIAIYRSLLAGGVVERLDEPDAEGRIVRLTVDLQQDFALNQPLSTFALASFELLDPDSPSYALDMVSVVESTLDDPRQILAAQQNKARGDAVAAMKADGVEYEERMERLQDVSYPKPMEEILLHAYGVYRKSHPWVGDHPLSPKSVVRDMYERAMTFSEFTSYYELARTEGIVLRYLAGAYKALEHTVPDDLKSEDFQDLTAWLGELVRQVDSSLLDEWEQLANPEEESAEEAAERADQVKPVTANARAFRVLVRNALFRRVELAALEKYHQLGELDAESGWDADTWAEAMDAYWDEYDDLGTGPDARGPKLLQIEEQPEHGLWRVRQTFADPNGDHGWGISAEVDLAASDEEGRAVIRLTGVGEL, translated from the coding sequence GTGACCCTTATCGATCAGCTGCCGTCCGATGCCGACCCCGATGCCCTCTTCGAAGCGTTCTCGACGTGGGCCGAGGGGGAGGGCATCTCGCTCTACCCGGCCCAGGAGGAGGCGCTGATCGAAGTGGTCTCGGGTGCGAACGTGATCCTCTCCACCCCGACCGGATCCGGAAAGAGCCTGGTCGCGGCGGGTGCGCACTTCGCGGCGCTGGCCCGCGACGAGGTCACCTTCTACACCGCGCCGATCAAGGCGCTGGTCTCGGAGAAGTTCTTCGACCTCTGCAAGCTCTTCGGCACCGAGAACGTCGGGATGCTGACGGGCGACGCCTCGGTGAATCCCGACGCGCCGGTGATCTGCTGCACCGCCGAGGTGCTGGCCTCGATCGCGCTGCGGGACGGCAGAGCCGCCGACGTCGGCCAGGTGGTCATGGACGAATTCCACTTCTACGCCGAGCCGGACCGCGGATGGGCCTGGCAGATCCCGCTGCTGGAGCTGCCGCAGGCGCAGTTCCTGCTGATGTCGGCCACGCTCGGTGACATGTCCCGCTTCGAGGAGGACATGACCCGTCGCACGGGGCGGCCCACCACCGTGGTGCGGTCGGCGACCCGTCCGGTGCCGCTGAGCTACGAATACCGCGGCACCCCGCTGACCGAGACGCTGACCGAACTGCTGGAGACCCGTCAGTCGCCGGTCTACATCGTGCACTTCACCCAGGCCGCGGCCGTCGAACGGGCGCAGGCGCTGATGAGCATCAACATGTGCACCAGGGCCGAGAAGGACGCGATCGCCGATCTGATCGGCAACTTCCGCTTCACCACCACCTTCGGCCGCAACCTGTCCCGCTACGTCCGGCACGGCATCGGGGTGCACCACGCGGGGATGCTGCCGAAATACCGCCGGCTGGTCGAGAAGCTGGCGCAGGCGGGACTGCTCAAGGTGATCTGCGGTACGGACACGCTCGGCGTGGGCGTCAACGTGCCGATCCGCACGGTGCTCTTCACCGCGCTCACCAAATACGACGGGCAGCGGGTGCGGGTGCTGCGCGCCCGGGAATTCCACCAGATCGCCGGCCGCGCCGGACGGGCCGGCTTCGACACCGCGGGCTTCGTGGAGGCGCAGGCGCCCGAGTACGTCATCGAGAACGAGAAGGCGCTCGCGAAGGCCGGCGACGACCCGAAGAAGCGCCGCAAGGTGGTGCGCAAGAAGGCGCCGGAGGGCTTCGTCGGCTGGTCGCAGGCGACCTTCGAGAAGCTGATCGGCTCCGACCCCGAACCGCTGACGTCGCGCTTCCGGGTCACCCACGCGATGCTGCTGTCGGTCATCGCCCGCCCGGGCAACGCCTTCGACGCGATGCGCAGCCTGCTGGAGGACAACCACGAGGAACGCCGCGCGCAGCTGCGGCACATCCGGCGGGCCATCGCCATCTACCGCTCGCTGCTGGCCGGCGGTGTGGTGGAGCGGCTCGACGAGCCGGACGCGGAGGGCAGGATCGTCCGGCTCACCGTGGACCTGCAGCAGGACTTCGCGCTGAACCAGCCGCTGTCGACCTTCGCGCTGGCCTCCTTCGAACTGCTCGACCCCGACTCGCCCTCCTACGCGCTGGACATGGTGTCGGTCGTGGAGTCGACGCTGGACGACCCGCGGCAGATCCTGGCCGCCCAGCAGAACAAGGCCAGGGGCGACGCGGTGGCCGCGATGAAGGCCGACGGCGTCGAGTACGAGGAGCGCATGGAGCGCCTGCAGGACGTGTCCTACCCCAAGCCGATGGAGGAGATCCTGCTGCACGCCTACGGCGTGTACCGCAAGAGCCACCCGTGGGTCGGTGATCATCCGCTGTCCCCCAAATCCGTGGTGCGCGACATGTACGAGCGCGCGATGACGTTCTCCGAATTCACCTCGTACTACGAGCTGGCCAGGACCGAGGGCATCGTGCTGCGCTATCTCGCCGGCGCCTACAAGGCGCTGGAGCACACCGTGCCCGACGACCTCAAGTCCGAGGACTTCCAGGATCTGACCGCCTGGCTCGGTGAGCTGGTCCGGCAGGTCGACTCCAGCCTGCTGGACGAGTGGGAGCAGCTGGCCAACCCCGAGGAGGAGAGCGCGGAGGAGGCCGCCGAGCGCGCCGACCAGGTCAAGCCGGTCACCGCGAACGCCCGCGCCTTCCGGGTGCTGGTCCGCAACGCGCTCTTCCGCCGGGTGGAGCTTGCGGCGCTGGAGAAATACCACCAGCTCGGCGAGCTGGACGCAGAGTCCGGCTGGGACGCCGACACGTGGGCGGAGGCGATGGACGCCTACTGGGACGAATACGACGACCTGGGCACGGGCCCCGACGCCCGCGGCCCGAAGCTGCTGCAGATCGAGGAGCAGCCGGAGCACGGGTTGTGGCGGGTGCGCCAGACCTTCGCCGATCCCAACGGCGACCACGGCTGGGGCATTTCGGCCGAGGTGGACCTGGCGGCCTCCGACGAGGAGGGCCGGGCGGTGATCAGACTCACCGGCGTCGGCGAGCTGTGA
- a CDS encoding ABC transporter ATP-binding protein/permease, producing MIGVRPPDHDPAAPQQSSTLPVGSPATVRGYVRELARRHRGAFALLVGVNTVAVLASMVGPYLLGGLVQDLSDGRRDVHLGRAVAFFLAALAVQAYFVRLVRLRGAVLGELMLADLREDFLVRAVSLPPGVLERAGTGDLLSRITTDIDRLANAMREAVPELAIAVVWAGLLLGALAVTSPPLALSVLVALPLLLVGVRWYFRRAPQAYRSEAAGYAAVAAVLTESVDAGRTIEAHGLGDRREALSRQRIGQWVAWERYTLWLRTVLFPVINATHTLILTSVLMIGGAFALNGWVTVGELTTGALYAQMLVDPVNLILRWYDELQVAQVSLARLVGVREVEESAGDDRISPQGREVAADRVRFGYREGSDVLHGISLQVPPGTRLALVGPSGAGKSTLGRLLAGIYAPRTGEVTLGGAELARMPAERVREHVALVNQEHHVFVGTLRDNLQLARTSAVDGELWEALSAVDADGWARALSDGLDTEVGSGGAVLTPAQAQQLALARLVLADPHTLVLDEATSLLDPRAARHLERSLSRVLDGRTVVAIAHRLHTAHDADVIAVVEDGRISELGSHHQLVAADGAYAALWRSWHG from the coding sequence ATGATCGGCGTGCGACCGCCGGACCACGATCCGGCCGCGCCGCAGCAGAGCAGCACCCTGCCGGTGGGCTCGCCGGCCACCGTACGCGGCTACGTCCGCGAGCTGGCCCGGCGGCACCGCGGCGCCTTCGCCCTGCTGGTGGGCGTGAACACGGTGGCGGTGCTGGCGTCGATGGTGGGCCCGTATCTGCTCGGCGGCCTGGTGCAGGACCTGTCGGACGGCAGGCGGGACGTCCACCTGGGCCGGGCGGTGGCCTTCTTCCTGGCCGCGCTCGCCGTGCAGGCGTATTTCGTCCGGCTGGTCCGGCTGCGCGGGGCGGTCTTGGGTGAACTGATGCTGGCCGACCTGCGGGAGGACTTCCTGGTCCGGGCGGTGTCGCTGCCGCCCGGCGTCCTGGAGCGGGCGGGCACCGGCGACCTGCTCTCCCGGATCACGACCGACATCGACCGGCTGGCCAACGCGATGCGCGAGGCCGTGCCGGAACTGGCCATCGCCGTGGTCTGGGCGGGGCTGCTGCTGGGCGCGCTCGCCGTGACCTCGCCGCCGCTCGCGCTGTCGGTGCTGGTCGCGCTGCCGCTGCTGCTGGTGGGTGTCCGCTGGTATTTCCGCCGCGCCCCGCAGGCCTACCGCTCCGAGGCCGCCGGATACGCCGCCGTGGCCGCGGTGCTCACGGAGTCCGTCGACGCGGGACGCACCATCGAGGCGCACGGCCTGGGCGATCGCCGGGAGGCGCTGTCGCGGCAGCGGATCGGCCAGTGGGTTGCGTGGGAGCGCTACACGCTGTGGCTGCGCACCGTCCTCTTCCCGGTGATCAACGCCACCCACACGCTGATCCTGACCTCGGTGCTGATGATCGGCGGTGCCTTCGCGCTGAACGGGTGGGTGACGGTCGGCGAGCTGACCACCGGCGCGCTCTACGCCCAGATGCTGGTGGACCCGGTCAACCTCATCCTGCGCTGGTACGACGAACTCCAGGTCGCCCAGGTCTCGCTGGCCCGGCTGGTCGGGGTGCGCGAGGTCGAGGAGTCGGCCGGCGACGACCGGATCTCCCCGCAGGGCCGCGAGGTCGCCGCCGACCGGGTGCGCTTCGGCTACCGCGAGGGCAGCGACGTCCTGCACGGCATCAGCCTCCAGGTGCCGCCAGGCACCCGGCTGGCCCTGGTAGGGCCTTCGGGCGCGGGCAAGTCCACGCTGGGCCGGCTGCTCGCGGGGATCTACGCGCCGCGGACCGGCGAGGTCACCCTCGGCGGCGCGGAGCTGGCCAGGATGCCCGCCGAGCGGGTCCGCGAGCATGTCGCCCTGGTCAACCAGGAGCACCACGTCTTCGTGGGCACGCTCCGCGACAACCTGCAGCTCGCCCGGACCTCCGCGGTGGACGGCGAGCTGTGGGAGGCGCTGAGCGCGGTGGACGCCGACGGCTGGGCGCGGGCGCTGTCGGACGGCCTGGACACCGAGGTCGGCTCGGGCGGCGCCGTCCTCACACCCGCCCAGGCCCAGCAGCTCGCGCTGGCCCGGCTGGTGCTCGCCGACCCGCACACCCTGGTCCTCGACGAGGCCACCTCGCTGCTTGACCCGCGGGCGGCCAGGCACCTGGAGCGCTCGCTGTCCCGGGTCCTGGACGGCCGTACGGTGGTCGCCATCGCGCACCGGCTGCACACCGCGCACGACGCGGACGTGATCGCCGTGGTCGAGGACGGCAGGATCAGCGAACTGGGCAGCCACCACCAGCTGGTCGCCGCGGACGGCGCCTACGCGGCCCTGTGGCGGTCCTGGCACGGCTGA
- a CDS encoding alpha/beta hydrolase, producing MRQTEFGPEGAYIRWTEAEGPGPARVHVHGLGAATGPYTAHLSAYPELAGRRTLYVDLPGFGISDRPAGFGYSLEDHAAALAAVLDAAGARGAEVVGHSMGGSVAIVLAYRRPDLVSRLVLAEANLDPGPVPGAASSGVARWSEEEFVHGGGFAATLERAGWLWRSTMRLADPLALHRSACGLLRGTEPTMRAMLTGLDIPRTYLVGEAGDEVADQAGLTASGVRVVGVPGSGHCIMFDNPRAYAAAISAAA from the coding sequence ATGCGGCAGACGGAATTCGGCCCCGAAGGCGCGTACATCCGGTGGACCGAGGCGGAGGGGCCCGGCCCGGCCCGCGTCCATGTGCACGGCCTGGGCGCGGCGACGGGCCCCTACACGGCCCACCTGTCCGCGTATCCCGAACTCGCCGGGCGTCGCACGCTCTACGTCGACCTGCCGGGCTTCGGCATCAGCGACCGCCCCGCCGGCTTCGGCTACTCCCTGGAGGACCACGCGGCAGCGCTCGCGGCGGTCCTGGACGCCGCCGGGGCGCGCGGCGCCGAGGTGGTCGGGCACAGCATGGGCGGCTCGGTGGCGATCGTGCTGGCCTACCGCAGGCCCGACCTGGTCTCCAGGCTCGTGCTGGCGGAGGCCAACCTCGACCCGGGGCCCGTGCCGGGTGCCGCGAGCAGCGGTGTGGCCCGCTGGTCCGAGGAGGAGTTCGTGCACGGCGGCGGCTTCGCCGCCACCTTGGAGCGGGCCGGCTGGCTGTGGCGCTCCACCATGCGCCTCGCCGACCCGCTGGCCCTGCACCGCAGCGCGTGCGGTCTGCTCCGCGGCACGGAGCCGACCATGCGCGCCATGCTGACCGGCCTCGACATCCCGCGCACCTACCTGGTGGGCGAGGCGGGCGACGAGGTCGCCGACCAGGCGGGCCTGACCGCTTCGGGCGTCCGGGTGGTCGGGGTGCCGGGCTCGGGGCACTGCATCATGTTCGACAACCCGAGGGCCTATGCGGCGGCGATCAGTGCCGCTGCCTGA